A single Aspergillus puulaauensis MK2 DNA, chromosome 7, nearly complete sequence DNA region contains:
- a CDS encoding DJ-1/PfpI family protein (COG:S;~EggNog:ENOG410PNEI;~InterPro:IPR002818,IPR029062;~PFAM:PF01965), whose translation MHYAIALFPGFEALDAFGPLEILNTLSKQTAIELSVLAATREPVSTRSPDPDAAAKGSVCSQEIVPTGTFDDFLALSPDARSSREGKRKREIDVLIVPGGAGTRFPEVIQPVIEFVRGVYPSLRYAVSVCTGSGVFARAGILDGKRATTNKLRWGDIIALRTEVDWVRNARWVVDGNVWTSSGVSAGIDVTLALTREVYGSEVAVEVARFIEYVWDGGDDGTRDPFA comes from the coding sequence ATGCACTACGCCATCGCGCTCTTCCCCGGCTTCGAAGCCCTCGACGCCTTCGGCCCGCTCGAAatcctcaacaccctctcAAAGCAAACCGCAATCGAACTCTCCGTCCTCGCCGCAACCCGCGAGCCAGTCTCAACCCGCTCCCCGGATCCAGACGCCGCGGCGAAGGGGTCCGTTTGTTCCCAGGAAATTGTCCCAACGGGGACGTTTGATGATTTCCTGGCATTATCACCAGATGCCCGCTCATCGCGAgaggggaaaagaaagagggaaatcgacgtcctcatcgtccccGGCGGCGCAGGGACCCGATTCCCAGAGGTGATCCAGCCCGTGATTGAATTCGTTCGCGGGGTGTATCCGTCCCTCCGATACGCGGTGTCTGTGTGTACGGGATCCGGGGTGTTTGCGCGAGCGGGGATCTTAGATGGGAAGAGGGCCACCACGAATAAACTCCGGTGGGGGGATATTATTGCGCTGCGGACGGAGGTGGACTGGGTGAGGAATGCGCGGTGGGTGGTTGATGGGAATGTATGGACTTCGTCGGGGGTGAGTGCGGGTATTGATGTGACGTTGGCGCTGACGAGGGAGGTTTATGGCAGTGAAGTGGCGGTTGAGGTTGCGAGGTTTATTGAGTATGTCTGGGATGGGGGGGATGATGGGACTAGGGATCCTTTTGCTTGA
- a CDS encoding uncharacterized protein (COG:E;~EggNog:ENOG410PU6Y;~InterPro:IPR013057;~PFAM:PF01490;~TransMembrane:11 (i89-109o115-133i154-175o195-213i220-241o268-292i304-326o346-367i388-406o412-440i460-481o)), whose product MQGDTQESRGASNGLRAQSAPRLLKAACTHSAHPAQLVFIPIVMLDTDKSLDRSPPDDAQSPRGSSTDLDRQLELDGVRKFNRLGWKRLTVVLFVEAIALGSLSLPAAFATLGMVAGIICAVGIGFIATYASYEVGAVKLKYPEVENYGDIGRLLLGEWGFWLVTVSFMCGMLLNVGSHCLTGTIALADITRSDICGVVFGAVSAVVLFVLALPPAFADIAILGYIDIVSILVAIGITLIATGIQQSKQPGGIQSSDWSAWPAEEIDFSSAMVAINNIVFAYSFAIALPSFMSEMHTPKHYVKSVCTLGVFQTFLYTVIGSVIYAFVGKSVQAPALLSAGPVVSRIAFGIALPVIFISGSINISIGVRYIHGNMYRNSLVRYVNSKRGWITWIMLVAVCTTISWIVSEAIPVFTTILSISGALLNSGLCYYVPSLVWFFLVREGSWYSRRNWRRALMNLFVFLFGIGVLGCGMYANIVVLIRETRDGVSGRPFACSKS is encoded by the exons ATGCAAGGAGACACACAAGAATCTCGTGGCGCCTCGAATGGCCTGAGAGCTCAAAGCGCGCCTCGCCTTTTAAAAGCAGCATGTACGCATTCcgcgcatcctgctcaacTCGTTTTCATCCCAATCGTCATGCTCGACACTGACAAAAGCCTGGATAGGTCTCCACCAGATGATGCCCAGTCACCGCGTGGATCCAGCACGGATCTTGATCGGCAGTTAGAGCTAGATGGGGTTCGGAAATTCAATCGGCTTGGTTGGAAACGGCTTACGGTCGTGCTCTTCGTGGAGGCGATTGCGCTTGGGAGTCTGAGTCTTCCTGCGGCATTTGCGACACTCGGTATGGTGGCAGGAATCATCTGCGCTGTGGGAATAGGGTTCATTGCGACATATGCCAGCTACGAGGTTGGAGCTGTCAAGCTCAAGTACCCCGAAGTCGAGAACTACGGCGACATCGGGCGGCTGCTTCTCGGAGAATGGGGCTTCTGGCTGGTGACTGTGTCCTTCATGTGCGGCATGTTGCTGAATGTCGGGTCGCACTGTCTTACCGGCACGATTGCCCTGGCTGATATTACGCGCAGCGACATCTGCGGCGTGGTATTCGGCGCTGTCTCCGCTGTGGTTCTATTCGTGCTGGCGCTTCCACCAGCGTTCGCCGATATCGCCATCCTAGGCTACATCGATATCGTCTCAATCCTTGTCGCCATCGGAATCACATTGATAGCCACGGGCATCCAGCAATCCAAGCAGCCAGGGGGAATCCAAAGCTCCGACTGGTCTGCCTGGCCCGCGGAGGAAATCGACTTCTCCTCAGCCATGgtcgccatcaacaacatcgtcTTCGCGTACTCCTTCGCAATTGCCCTCCCGTCGTTCATGAGCGAGATGCACACCCCAAAGCACTACGTCAAGTCTGTCTGTACCCTGGGCGTCTTCCAAACCTTCCTCTACACGGTCATCGGGTCCGTCATCTACGCCTTCGTCGGGAAAAGCGTACAAGCGCCGGCCCTGCTCTCAGCCGGCCCTGTCGTGTCTCGTATTGCCTTTGGCATCGCGCTACCGGTGATTTTCATCTCCGGCtccatcaacatcagcatcGGGGTCCGCTATATCCACGGTAACATGTACCGCAACTCGCTGGTGCGCTACGTCAATTCCAAACGCGGCTGGATTACCTGGATTATGCTTGTCGCCGTCTGCACGACCATCTCGTGGATAGTTTCAGAGGCGATCCCTGTCTTCACCACTATCCTGTCTATCAGCGGCGCGTTGCTGAATTCGGGGCTGTGCTACTATGTCCCGTCCCTTGTGTGGTTCTTTCTCGTGAGAGAGGGGAGCTGGTATAGTCGTCGGAATTGGCGACGGGCTTTGATGAATTTGTTTGTCTTTCTGTTTGGGATTGGCGTTTTGGGGTGCGGCATGTATGCGAATATTGTTGTTCTG ATTCGAGAGACCAGGGACGGTGTATCCGGTCGTCCTTTTGCGTGCTCGAAGTCATAG
- a CDS encoding ankyrin repeat domain-containing protein (COG:T;~EggNog:ENOG410PU7N;~InterPro:IPR002110,IPR036770,IPR020683;~PFAM:PF13637,PF12796;~go_function: GO:0005515 - protein binding [Evidence IEA]) codes for MASLQDLPPEIVLMIGDFTKEPKTLSLLSHYFASIARPRVRREALVNAASKNDTKRFKSILSQCAKLDNLDGPLLRALVCIGNPVYVACALEISPPVYRNSALLGALLREAVCNGHTEVVKLLIDAGCDVAAVPKSNGHAALSLAVDRGHEAIVRTLLDAHGSNPIQDEWSAPAWPLVLNAALAGRLSILQLLLDRDVYPSVLRDGVASKTTGDIIPEIIRLFLAAGLDLNARSEVGVTPVHYALKSSNIPAFHALLNAGADLHVLDDEQATLLHYAALYTGSSFICRILLDAGLDVNAKDSSERPPIRWALLGDSDRSVVVDFLLDAGTELSHRSRAGDTLLHEACWLGNPAYADIFLSAGIDVDVRNNHG; via the coding sequence ATGGCATCGCTCCAAGACCTCCCCCCAGAGATAGTTCTTATGATAGGTGATTTTACAAAAGAACCCAAGACGCTTTCACTTCTTTCGCATTACTTCGCCTCCATCGCCCGGCCAAGAGTCCGCCGCGAAGCCCTCGTAAACGCCGCTTCCAAGAACGACACGAAACGGTTTAAATCCATCTTATCCCAATGTGCCAAATTAGACAATCTCGATGGACCGCTATTGCGAGCTCTAGTCTGCATCGGTAACCCAGTTTATGTGGCCTGCGCGTTGGAAATATCCCCTCCTGTCTATCGAAATTCGGCGCTTCTAGGAGCTCTTCTGCGTGAAGCTGTATGTAATGGGCATACAGAGGTTGTGAAACTTCTCATTGACGCTGGATGCGACGTCGCTGCAGTACCAAAATCGAATGGACATGCAGCCCTTTCCCTCGCTGTCGACCGGGGACATGAAGCTATCGTCAGGACGCTTCTTGATGCACATGGCAGCAATCCCATACAGGACGAGTGGAGTGCTCCAGCCTGGCCTCTTGTTCTCAACGCAGCTCTCGCTGGGAGACTCTCCATTCTGCAACTGCTTCTAGATCGTGATGTATATCCGTCAGTATTGAGAGACGGCGTCGCTTCCAAGACCACCGGCGACATTATTCCCGAGATTATTCGTCTTTTTCTTGCAGCTGGACTCGATTTAAATGCCAGATCCGAAGTCGGCGTCACGCCGGTACATTATGCCCTAAAGTCATCTAATATACCTGCATTCCACGCACTCCTCAATGCCGGTGCAGACCTCCACGTTCTTGACGACGAACAGGCAACCTTACTGCACTACGCTGCGCTGTATACAGGatccagcttcatctgccGCATCCTCCTAGACGCAGGATTGGACGTCAACGCCAAAGATTCCAGCGAGCGGCCGCCTATTCGCTGGGCACTTCTCGGCGATTCAGATCGCAGCGTCGTGGTAGATTTCTTACTAGACGCCGGCACTGAGCTCAGTCATCGTAGCCGAGCAGGAGACACGCTACTTCACGAGGCCTGCTGGTTGGGGAATCCTGCTTACGCTGATATATTCCTAAGCGCCGGGATCGATGTCGATGTGAGGAATAATCACGGCTGA
- a CDS encoding NAD(P)/FAD-dependent oxidoreductase (COG:E;~EggNog:ENOG410PK56;~InterPro:IPR006076,IPR036188;~PFAM:PF01266;~TransMembrane:1 (o6-25i);~go_function: GO:0016491 - oxidoreductase activity [Evidence IEA];~go_process: GO:0055114 - oxidation-reduction process [Evidence IEA]), with the protein MTTPDSRVIIVGAGVFGLSTALWLARSGYKNVTIFDRQPYDRNFYDPADGCDSASADINKIFRATYGTKEHSQDLAFEARDIWLQWNKEIRESDPSALPPGLTPEDELLTVCGLYNLADGDEMIDFYKTSLSSVEATAPKGFRDLQFVKGNAHDEERAWKLGAEWGRKYHNFDHFNNNATNGFLDAASGVTLADKACVYARYLCEKAGVRFVLGKPHGELEQLITEQSGASKKVTGIRTRDGQSHSADLVVVACGPWTAHVVPEAHRSVEATMGTLMFIDIPEDRKDIREKFHPKNMPIWRFLRGEGDGAYEGGSFPITKEGRVKFGFRARKFTNFQDHPTQNNLRLSTPRTKYSPKPINTVPLYGLSLMKQVIGGMFPELAEIGFTDSRLCWYTDSIDNEFVIDYVPGYSDSLFICTGGSGHGFKFLPVLGKYVKNQLERKSDRFTPFWKWRQVEAGKNCNGLEEGENGPREMRKLQLAKPEHDFKFDSESAAGLPGRIQKGALGQKENSRL; encoded by the exons ATGACGACTCCAGACTCTCGCGTTATCATCGTCGGTGCCGGCGTCTTCGGCCTCAGTACGGCCCTTTGGCTGGCGCGCAGTGGCTACAAGAACGTCACCATCTTCGACCGTCAGCCCTATGACAGGAACTTCTATGACCCTGCTGACGGGTGTGACTCGGCCTCTGCggatatcaacaagatctTCCGAGCTACGTATGGCACAAAGGAACA TTCACAAGACCTCGCCTTCGAGGCACGGGACATCTGGCTGCAGTGGAACAAGGAAATCCGCGAAAGTGATCCCTCTGCTCTGCCGCCCGGACTCACCCCAGAGGATGAGCTGCTTACCGTCTGCGGGTTATATAACCTTGCAGACGGGGATGAGATGATCGACTTCTACAAAACCAGCTTAAGTTCAGTAGAAGCGACAGCACCCAAGGGCTTCCGCGATTTGCAATTTGTCAAG GGAAATGCCCATGACGAGGAACGTGCATGGAAACTAGGTGCTGAGTGGGGGAGGAAGTACCACAATTTCGACCACTTTAATAACAACGCAACGAACGGTTTCCTGGATGCTGCTTCTGGGGTTACCCTGGCGGATAAG GCATGTGTGTATGCTCGGTATCTCTGTGAAAAGGCCGGGGTTAGATTCGTCCTTGGGAAGCCTCACGGTGAACTCGAGCAGTTGATCACCGAACAGTCAGGGGCTAGCAAGAAAGTCACTGGAATCCGCACGCGAGATGGCCAAAGTCACTCTGCTGatcttgttgttgttgctt GCGGTCCCTGGACGGCGCATGTTGTGCCTGAAGCCCATAGATCTGTTGAAGCTACGATGGGCACGCTGATGTTCATTGACATCCCTGAGGATCGGAAGGATATCAGAGAGAAATTCCACCCCAAGAACATGCCCATCTGGCGGTTTTTGCGGGGTGAAGGGGATGg GGCCTACGAGGGAGGGTCTTTCCCTATCACCAAGGAAGGCCGAGTGAAGTTCGGCTTCCGTGCTCGAAAG TTCACCAACTTCCAAGATCACCCAACTCAAAATAACCT ACGCCTCTCCACACCGCGAACAAAATACAGCCCCAAACCTATCAACACAGTGCCGCTATACGGCCTCAGCTTGATGAAGCAGGTTATCGGCGGCATGTTCCCTGAGCTGGCTGAGATTGGATTCACAGATAGCCGG CTATGTTGGTACACGGATAGTATCGACAACGAA TTCGTAATCGACTACGTCCCCGGATACTCTGACTCATTATTTATCTGCACCGGCGGCTC CGGCCACGGATTCAAATTCCTCCCTGTTCTCGGAAAG TACGTCAAAAACCAGCTCGAGCGCAAGTCCGACCGCTTCACGCCGTTCTGGAAATGGCGCCAGGTCGAGGCGGGCAAGAACTGCaatgggctggaagagggagagaatggGCCGCGTGAGATGAGGAAATTGCAGTTGGCTAAAC CTGAGCACGATTTCAAGTTTGACTCTGAGAGCGCGGCTGGGCTTCCTGGTCGGATTCAGAAGGGGGCGCTGGGGCAGAAGGAGAACTCGCGGTTGTGA
- a CDS encoding uncharacterized protein (COG:G;~EggNog:ENOG410PVZC;~InterPro:IPR005829,IPR005828,IPR036259,IPR020846;~PFAM:PF00083,PF07690;~TransMembrane:12 (i27-48o80-98i110-130o136-157i164-188o200-220i303-322o334-360i367-385o405-425i437-457o469-488i);~go_component: GO:0016021 - integral component of membrane [Evidence IEA];~go_function: GO:0022857 - transmembrane transporter activity [Evidence IEA];~go_process: GO:0055085 - transmembrane transport [Evidence IEA]), whose product MGIKGILSKTSLANYGRQIKNAPREVIFSRTLILSSMMYASAAVTLTWDQGMGSTVPSLPGFQNHFGISSGSDAGAIKNFVSLVYLGDAAGAALSFFINDRIGRLWSFRVYCCVWFIGQIVAISAPNVAGLYASRIVSGLGIGALSVTSIMSIVEIAPAEIRGLLAAWFSVGMGIGLMVADFCVYGIQLHIAPSRLQYQVVWFAPCIFMFFWCIASFFLCESPRWLLLCDRHDEALVALIHLRRLPATHPRVQQELQAMTEAIRSETEIESSAVDDNSPSKIVSIAKEVFTVPANIRRLQQALILYVFPQLSGGNSITNYFIPVLEIVGVEGDSTYHLFLTCMYALSKFFFSLFASFFFIDVLGRRNSLFIGISLQMLSDIYIGVYTKVENDSGAPRSAGEAALAAIFLHALGYSIGLLTLPYVFGGELWPNRIRSFGAALTQTFHWLFHYAMTYALPSLLAKTNNWGAFIFFAAWCGVAILYVFLLVPEMAGYTVEEIDQLFTGPWRVAGVRGLKGNRNSNKGGDGDGEEVIEGRDLERIKSKTLEKDAKKLDRS is encoded by the exons ATGGGAATTAAAGGCATTCTCAGCAAAACGTCCCTTGCGAACTATGGCCGACAGATCAAGAACGCGCCGCGCGAAGTCATCTTCAGCCGGACCTTGATCCTGTCGTCCATGATGTATGCTTCGGCTGCTGTCACTCTGA CATGGGACCAAGGAATGGGGTCAACTGTTCCCTCCCTCCCAGGCTTCCAGAACCACTTTGGCATCAGTTCTGGGTCCGACGCCGGTGCTATCAAGAACTTCGTCTCCCTCGTTTACCTCGGTGACGCCGCCGGAGCTGCTCTGTCATTCTTCATCAATGACCGCATCGGTCGTCTGTGGTCCTTTCGTGTATACTGCTGTGTATGGTTCATCGGACAGATCGTCGCCATCTCGGCACCCAACGTAGCAGGGCTATACGCATCTCGCATAGTCTCAGGCCTTGGAATCGGTGCTCTCAGCGTCACCAGCATCATGTCCATAGTCGAGATAGCACCCGCCGAGATCCGCGGCCTCCTCGCAGCCTGGTTCTCGGTTGGGATGGGCATCGGGCTTATGGTGGCTGACTTCTGCGTCTACGGCATCCAGCTGCACATCGCCCCGAGCAGACTCCAATACCAGGTCGTCTGGTTCGCACCCTGCATCTTCATGTTCTTCTGGTGTATAGccagtttcttcctctgcgaGTCCCCACGCTGGCTCCTCCTCTGCGATCGCCATGACGAAGCCCTGGTAGCCCTCATCCACCTTCGACGCCTCCCAGCCACCCATCCTCGCGTGCAGCAAGAACTCCAAGCCATGACCGAGGCCATCCGCTCAGAAACAGAGATCGAATCCTCCGCTGTAGACGACAACTCCCCCTCAAAGATCGTCAGCATCGCCAAAGAAGTCTTCACCGTCCCCGCCAACATCCGCCGTCTGCAGCAGGCATTAATACTATACGTCTTCCCCCAGCTCTCAGGCGGGAACTCCATCACAAACTACTTCATCCCTGTACTTGAGATTGTAGGTGTCGAGGGGGACTCAACATACCACCTCTTCCTTACCTGCATGTACGCGCTCTCCAAGTTCTTCTTCAGCCTCTTCGCgtcgttcttcttcatcgacgTCCTCGGCCGCAGAAActccctcttcatcggcATCTCCCTCCAAATGCTCTCAGATATCTATATCGGCGTGTacaccaaggtcgagaaCGACAGTGGCGCTCCCCGCTCTGCAGGCGAGGCTGCTCTGGCTGCTATATTCCTGCACGCTTTGGGCTACTCAATCG GCCTCCTAACCCTCCCCTACGTCTTCGGCGGCGAACTCTGGCCAAACCGCATCCGGTCCTTCGGGGCAGCCCTAACGCAGACCTTCCACTGGCTGTTCCACTACGCCATGACGTACGCGCTGCCCTCGCTGCTGGCGAAGACGAATAACTGGGGCGCGTTTATCTTCTTTGCGGCGTGGTGCGGGGTTGCCATTTTATATGTTTTCTTGCTTGTGCCCGAGATGGCGGGGTATAcggttgaggagattgatcaGTTGTTTACTGGGCCTTGGAGGGTTGCAGGGGTTAGGGGGTTGAAAGGGAATAGAAATAGCAATAAgggtggggatggggatggggaggaggttatTGAGGGGAGGGATTTGGAGAGGATTAA GAGCAAAACCCTTGAGAAAGATGCAAAGAAGCTAGATCGGTCATGA
- a CDS encoding uncharacterized protein (COG:S;~EggNog:ENOG410PMSN;~InterPro:IPR036864,IPR007219,IPR001138;~PFAM:PF04082;~go_function: GO:0000981 - DNA-binding transcription factor activity, RNA polymerase II-specific [Evidence IEA];~go_function: GO:0003677 - DNA binding [Evidence IEA];~go_function: GO:0008270 - zinc ion binding [Evidence IEA];~go_process: GO:0006351 - transcription, DNA-templated [Evidence IEA];~go_process: GO:0006355 - regulation of transcription, DNA-templated [Evidence IEA]) yields MDDRSPTEPRARHVASAVGIHRRSTNACQRCKRKKIKCFYNSANTHRKCVACAKSRADCQFDLPPDGVFRGDGYVATLEARIQTLEAQLQAANSQSALSGNNVHLTPPEDAERLGVQEHDLRRAATGHPSRRPQAQDTLFKSPRAPQTSNFDVTVLDMLHGNASTSEIAESLPPLPSSASARTLVDTVYFYTQARYCIVDWTRVREWHQDRDAIAYISTQAPVEAQRGAFFIWIIYAIGARLISNPENSYEEYFARARCYLPAVMASQDSATVQALLCIVQYYFRAPTESPIWHLVGFALRLCIRLRFHRSISNTRESRDIDPYTVELRKRFFWCAYCFDRCLGILSKLPFGISDSDIDVEIPVDIDCTCTDQNKIQELQRLQAAGQDGREEGTVTTMTATLHHLQVYRIRSKILSNFTGPHAQKPSFDDVMRLLSELDQWRQQAPRNDARPFPQQNPDRVEATYLQAILIIIRPVLMGNPIDPALIKLCGDFAADACESAKTLSLNPQTQADLITVYHFFYCGITLLQCLAIDPTALTPRRAHQAISACLSALAIYTRELPAASPFLKLFEDVSNLFIRNDHYQPAVGTAGAAVGGVEVGQREGLKRLLDRIVWSGPEEMMGIWQSVSGKEPDSGNGNGNGNINPPMPNQHNQQAETQSAAESLEIETMYDSILGGQSTVLGLDTSPLTIPDISNLFTPDVEMAGLWAGSTPWLDSSTLEFERMVAENGLG; encoded by the exons ATGGACGACCGGTCGCCCACCGAGCCAAGAGCTCGTCATGTCGCGTCCGCTGTGGGTATCCACCGGCGGAGCACTAATGCCT GCCAGCGCTGcaagcggaagaagatcaagtgCTTCTACAACAGCGCGAATACCCACCG TAAATGCGTCGCTTGTGCCAAGTCGCGTGCTG ACTGTCAATTTGACCTCCCTCCTGACGGCGTCTTTAGAGGTGATGG ATACGTTGCCACTCTGGAGGCCCGCATCCAGACCTTGGAGGCACAGTTACAGGCGGCGAATTCCCAGTCTGCTCTTAGCGGGAACAATGTGCATCTCACGCCCCCGGAGGATGCTGAGCGTCTTGGAGTACAAGAACAT GACCTCAGAAGGGCCGCTACCGGGCATCCCAGCCGACGGCCGCAAGCCCAAGATACCCTATTCAAGTCGCCGCGAGCACCTCAAACGTCGAACTTTGACGTCACGGTCCTCGATATGCTGCATGGCAACGCGTCTACCTCAGAAATAGCAGAGTCCCTGCCTCCGCTTCCCTCTAGTGCCAGCGCCCGGACTCTGGTGGACACTGTCTACTTTTATACCCAGGCGCGGTACTGCATTGTCGACTGGACTCGGGTCCGCGAGTGGCACCAGGATCGAGATGCAATTGCTTATATTTCGACCCAGGCCCCAGTCGAGGCGCAGAGAG GAGCCTTCTTTATCTGGATTATCTATGCCATCGGTGCTCGTCTGATTTCGAATCCGGAGAATTCATATGAG GAATACTTCGCTCGTGCCCGATGTTATCTCCCCGCTGTGATGGCATCGCAAGACTCGGCGACAGTCCAAGCCCTGCTATGTATAGTGCAGTACTACTTTCGTGCTCCA ACTGAATCCCCAATCTG GCATCTAGTAGGTTTTGCACTGCGACTATGTATCAGGCTTAGATTCCATCGCTCTATTTCGAATactcgagagtcgagagaTATAGACCCGTACACCGTCGAGCTTCGGAAGCGGTTCTTCTGGTGTGCATATTGTTTTGACCG ATGCCTTGGAATCCTGTCCAAGCTTCCATTTGGGATTAGCGACTCGGATATTGATGTCGAG ATTCCCGTGGATATCGACTGCACATGCACAGACCAGAACAAGATCCAAGAACTGCAGCGACTGCAGGCAGCTGGGCAGGATGGGCGTGAAGAGGGGACAGTGACGACA ATGACAGCCACCCTGCACCACCTGCAAGTCTACCGCATCCGATCAAAGATACT ATCAAACTTCACTGGCCCACACGCCCAGAAACCCTCCTTCGACGACGTAATGCGTCTCCTCTCCGAACTCGATCAATGGCGCCAACAAGCACCACGCAACGACGCCAGACCCTTCCCCCAGCAGAACCCCGACCGTGTCGAGGCCACATACCTCCAAGcaatcctcatcatcatcagacCAGTTCTCATGGGTAATCCCATTGATCCCGCATTAATAAAACTCTGCGGTGACTTTGCCGCCGATGCTTGCGAG AGCGCCAAAACCCTAAGTCTAAACCCGCAAACCCAAGCCGACCTCATAACAGTCTACCACTTCTTCTACTGCGGCATCACGCTCCTGCAATGTCTCGCAATCGATCCAACAGCGCTAACGCCCCGGCGCGCACACCAGGCCATCAGCGCCTGCCTGAGTGCGCTGGCGATCTACACCCGCGAACTCCCCGCCGCGTCCCCGTTTCTGAAGCTCTTTGAGGATGTCTCGAATTTGTTTATTCGGAATGATCATTATCAGCCTGCTGTTGGcactgctggcgctgctgttgGTGGGGTTGAGGTGGGACAGAGGGAGGGGTTGAAGAGGTTGTTGGATCGGATTGTTTGGAGTGGGCCCGAGGAGATGATGGg GATCTGGCAGTCGGTATCTGGGAAAGAACCAGATTcagggaatgggaatgggaatgggaatatCAACCCTCCGATGCCAAACCAACACAATCAACAAGCCGAGACGCAGTCCGCTGCAGAATCTTTAGAGATCGAAACAATG TACGACTCCATCCTAGGAGGCCAATCTACCGTGCTAGGTCTGGATACATCACCACTGACAATCCCCGACATCTCGAACCTGTTTACGCCGGACGTGGAAATGGCGGGGCTCTGGGCTGGATCGACGCCTTGGTTGGACTCGTCGACTTTGGAGTTTGAGAGGATGGTTGCGGAGAATGGGTTGGGATGA